Below is a genomic region from Raphanus sativus cultivar WK10039 chromosome 4, ASM80110v3, whole genome shotgun sequence.
CTCCGATCCGGCGCCCCCACCGGTGGAAGTCTCCTCGGCTTGCTTCTCCTCGGAAGAAACGCCTTCCCTCTCCTTCCTCTTGCTCCCCGACTTTCTCACGAGCTGAGCCCCGTCCGACTCAGTCGCTCTCGGCTCCCCGGGATCAGAGGAGTTTGCGTTAGAGCTTTGGTCCGGTTCCACGAACCCGAGTTGCTTCCCAACCACCAAACTTAGATCCGGCAATTCCCTCATAGCTCTGGCTCGGTTAATTTCAATCTGCTCGGCTTTGGTGAACAAGTTGATTCTCTTCGACTTTTTGGTGATGAGAGGAACGGTGTCCGAACGCCAAACCTCTGCAAAGACAAAAGAAAGCGACTTAGGATCCCTGAGGAAACcgagcaaaagaagagaaagagaaacttaCGCCGCTTGATCCGATCAATCGACCTACGAATCCTCCTGTACGAGAAGTTCTCCCAAAAATCCTGTTTCTGGGACGCGATAATCCGAGCACTCTCCAAGAAATCTTCCTCGTACTCCGCGGTATTCGAGTGAGGAACTGTcaaaacaagagaaaaagagaTGGTCAGGAGTCTGAAACAGTAAAAGATTAAAGAACATTCAATACCAAATTCATTGTTCCAAAGAACACGGTAACCGGTCTTCAGCGGCTCCTCGAAAGCCGAGCGATCGGACTTAACATAGAAGTACGATCGCTGCCAGTCGTTCGTCTTGGTCGGATAGCCCGTTACCACATTATAGTTCGGGCGTATCTTCAGTGATAACAGGCCTCGATTAATCTTCACCGAGACCAGCTCCTCAAATGCTCGGACGCTGAGAGCAGCGCCAGCTTCCGCCCCAATCACCATCAGCGCAACTGCTAGACGCCAAGCGCCATTCAAGAATTGGCTCAAAGCGACTCCTCGGCGCATCGTGTAGGCGGTGACGAGTCGAGGAATCGGAAACCATAGTTTCGTGTCCTTTTCGAAGTACGACTCGTATACGCACTGATACCCCTTCGGGGGGGACCACGGCCTTTGGGTCTTTGACGGGATTATGAATGTAACCCCGGTCGCCTTGCCTCTCTTCAGCAGCTTCGTCACCGACTCGAATGTGGATCGCGTCGGTAAAACGTTCCTCCAGTCTTGCCCCTCAACTACAGGGGGACGAGCTCGCGACGGATCGAGTCGGCGCTGCTCCTCGAAAATATTTCCCGGGTAGAAGCAGTAGGGAGTCATCCCGTCGTCAGGAGAGCCATCGCCTCCGTCATCGTCTGCGCGAGATTGAACCATCGCTACCGAGACGAGCATACGCTGCTCTCGGGTCATGTTCTCGgtatccatcatcgcctcgCGATGAGCCTCCTCTACGCTATCGCCGGATCCGCGAACCCTCTCCAGATCACTATCGGGACCAGTGGTGCTCGAAATCATCTTTCCCTTTTGTTCTCGAGAAAGTTGTTTGCTCGTCGACATATCGAGTAGAGGAACTAAAACAGAGAGCAAAAGCTAGAGAGATAAggagtagagagagaaagtacctgatAAACTGAGAGAAGAATGAGAGAGATCTCGAGAGAGACCTCTTATTTATAGAGAGAGTGAAGGCGCCTCCCACGAGGTGCCATCATTAGCCCTAAGCGGGCCTAATTGGGCCTGTCGGCGGGCTCGCGCGCCACACTCAGACGCGACCTTTCGGATTCCCGACAAAAAACCCTAGCGACGTTTCAGCTTCTCGATCGAAAACCGGTGATGGTTCGCTGTCACATCAAAAACCGGCACAGTCGATTCATCGGTTTAGAGGAGTTCATCTGAGGCATCGAGCGTACGATAGGTCGGTTGTTCGTTCGGGAACATCCGGAACTCTTTCCGCCGGCGGTTCCTCGGTTAAATCAAAGGAACCGACTATCAAACCTCCTATTCTTCGAGCCCTAACTCACTAATTCGCTGCGCCCAGCTGCTCGACAACGAACTagggggggacttactgttggggatggattggcaccatccacaaggcccagcgaataGGAGGCCCATTACTACCATTCAAAGGATGACCGGCTCGGAGACGGCTTCTGACGAGCCGCGACTCGGCTCGAGACCTCTATAGCTGAACGACGAGAAGCCGATGGAAACGATCAGGCGGCTCGGGCCGAGCAGTCTTCTCGACTGGGCCTTTAAGCCAAAAGGCCCATAACGAAGGGGACGGATTAGGTCAAAGCcaaccgacctaggagactatataaggagttgaggacaggaaAGAAAGGCATCACCACATAGACAGACAGACTTGCGgcaagattagggtttcctttattctctttgtatctcgccgctctcttgtacttccggctaggatctcaccgagcatcgactagccggctttcttactcttgtaccctcgttattccgactctaataaaacgtctctgttcatcccactcttgagttcttctactttttgttgaccaaactcaccttaaacaGATCTATGCACAGTGATTATATATCCGAATCTTTTTAAGGAACATGTGGACGGTGGAAGAGACTACTACTAACTCAGCAATAAATATAAGGAGGGACCATAGATTGACtcagaaattaaataataatatagtcAGAAACAATGACTAATGCAACGGCGACAAGTATAGGTGGTTGTTGGTTGCACTTGCACCTGAGAAGGGGTTTATGAGGGAAACATCATCTACTTTGACTTGATCAGATTCAGACACTTATATATCATCTCATGTGGGTCTATCTTTGGACATCTAAACATATAAACGAGGACGACACAATGAATTTATTTATGTGTTAGGTTTAATTCGGATAGAATATGTGATGTAAAGAAACCTAATTATAATGCAAGTGCAAGAGTGTAAGCATATCTTTGGAACTTCCTTTGGTTATACCACCTTCATCTTAGAGTGACTTTGCTTTTGTGATGAATCACATATCCTTCCTCAAATGATTTCTGAAGAAAAACTACAATGCTTATAAAAAACAATGTCGTCAACACCATACAAGTCAATTTTGGTCACAACAATGCTTTATATACTCAAAAAGGCTGAtgagaaaaatctaaaaccatGTCAATGAATGACATTCCGCTATCGTTCTATAAGACGAGACTGAGGAAAAACGCTAGGCTATTCAGGAAAAGAATCGTCGACCTCAAACGCACCGCTCTAATTGGAGAGCAGTACTGACATACATATTCACACTTGAGATGGATATGCGCTTTGTGCAACATGTTCTGATGTTCATATACCACACTAATTAAATATCGGGCCTAAAGTCATGGTAGGACTTATATTAGGCCTATACTTAACATTAGGCCCAATTAAATATTCCTGATTGATTGATGACCACtaaatgaatgaaaaaaatgaacaaaataaaaataaaatttcatttgagaaaatgaaaaaaaaaaaaaaagttttgttcaTTTTGTTGCTCATCATTATTGCAGAgggatttttttctttataaattcaTTCCTCCATTGAAAAATTTAAGGGGGGAAAAGAGTGGAACCTACCTATAATCAATTTGACAAAAAATTCAACCTAACTGGTATAAATTTTGAGGAACACAAAAttcactataatttttttctttcaacatGGTTACCAGTTGAAGCCTTACAAACTGTGCCATTCATCAGTCTTTTTGACCTTCTTTTGTCATTCATCAGTCTTTTTATTAGGCCATTCATCAGTCTTTAGTGACCTAATGTATATTAGGCCATTCAGCAGTCTTTTTGACCTTCTTTTGTGCAACTGTGCCTTTGTTTAAATCCAAAGAAACAAAtctatacttttttatttttatagtggTTTCGTCAGAGGACCAGTAAAACCCCAAAGCTTTCTCCTTTTCATTCCATGACAAGTTCAAGCAAGGTCCAGTCCTTCCCGTGGTAAGCCATGCGCTTAATTAAAGTCTCTTACATGTAAAGTATTTGTTGATCAGTCATCATCCGCGCACATGTTCTTCCTTAATGACTAAATGGttcaatgcaagctccaaaCTCCTTATGCCTTCTATCTAAACACTGATCACTCTTTGTAATGAATCCTTTTAAAGAAGTAAAGAACTCTCTCAGCTTGAGATTTAATCCAAAACAAATGTCTACATTTCAAATTCCGGAAAGTTTACAAACAACATTACAAGAAAAGTTGAGACAGGGAAGAGAGTCATCTCTAGACATTCTTGAGCTTCTTCATCTTGGAAGGTGGCCATCGACCCTTCTTCCTCAACTTACGCTTACGAACCAGACGTTTCCTCCTTAGCCTAATCTTCTTGGCCAGCTTCATCTTCATCCTCTGTTCCAGCAGCAGCTTTTCTTTAGCTTCTTTTGACTCCAACGGTAGTTTGTCAACAGTCTTAGGCGGTTCCTCACTGCTCTCGGGCTCAGCTGCTCCGTCCACACCAGAAGAAGCAGCTGCCTTCACAATCGCTGCTCTTCCATTGCTGATGCTCAAGCTGTACGCACTCAGAGAGACTCTGTTCTTTGTCTCGACGGTGTTGGGTTTAAGGCCTAAAACTGAACCGAAAAAATGATCACAACTTTCACAAGTAAGTAACCTAAGAAGTATCAGATCTTaaagtgttcgatgaaatgcctcAATGAAAAATCTAATCCTATCTTTTTagctttaaaacaaaacaaaggagGAAGCTTTTTGCTTCAAAACTGAGAAACTGAAGTAGCCCAGGTTTCTTGTGGGTCTGTAACGGAAGTAATAAGTCAGATGAATAGAGAAACTAGTGAAAATGCCGTACCTGGTGAAGCGAAAGACGAAACTTGAAGCCTTGGAGGAGAGAGAGGAGCGAGAGAATTGAAACAGAGAAGAGACATCTTCTTGGTACAGAAGGATTTCGCCTTCAGACAGTCATTTGAAGTTTAGTTTCTGgataaggttttttttttttttcagtctcTCCGTCTACTACTTAACGAACGGATTGGATTTGATCTGGTTCAATCCGGTTTGCACTGGTTTAAATTCGCTTTTTTCTTTCTGCTGTTGTTAGTCGGTTTAGATTTGATTGTTGCTTGCTTTAGAAGAaaccaaatattattattcttttttgctaaaaagaaaccaaatatttgtattcagatattttgggattcggttcgggttcgaaATCCAGTTCTTGGATAGATAGGAAATTATGTACCGTTCAGATATCTATATCGAAatccggttcggttcggataatttGCTTAATCCTTTCTTGATTCTTTATGTAACTGGCTAACTGCCTCTAGAGAATGACTTGAAGCTGAATAAATGGAGATTACTCTTTGTCATTTATTAACTGTTTTACGTAAttgtgaaggaaaaaaaaatccagataaataataaacattGTAGGTTTTGTGAGCTTTAGCATTagattttctttaatttttcttttcatttttagttgTATTTATATTTCCAGAATGATTCATCTGGATCTCACAAACatcacatattttttttcatatttttttgttgtagtgTGTAATGTATAAAATTGTGTGTTTCGACATGCACGTCATCATTGAGGTAATAGAATTTGAAACCACAAGATTAATAGTAAGCTGTGTCTGAAAATGTTGCCATTTTTGTTTCAGACAATCCGAACTACGCCAAGAATATTCCCAGCTGTGTTGGATGTTGAGAACCCTGAGTTCAAGAGGACAAACCGATGATCCTTCATTCGTTAAAAACCTCAAGAGGATTTCTCTCATTGCTGGTTTCGAGATCTTGGCTGCTTACCTCATGCCTCCTGTTGAGTCTGGATCTGTTGACTTTGCTGAGTTTGAGCCTAATTTTGTCTATCAGTAGCTGCAAAATGTCAAGTCTTTGAAGGCTGGTTCTTGATTTCTTGTAGTTGAATGATCTAAACTGAGATAAACCAAAATACTCTGCAGGTTTTATTGAACTGATTGTTACAGTTGAGTTTGCTACATACATAAACGCATTAAGGTAAACTAATGAGAAGAGGATTGAATATGAGAGCTAAAACTCTATTACTCAATCAGATTTAGCCTTaggtttctcttgttcttcggTGAGAGGCTTAAACACAACATTGAAGAACCAAACAGCAAGCAATGTCGCCTTGATAGGTCCAAGCCAATACACAAGTAAATGCTCCTGTGTTATATGTTCACCTCGTGCGTAAGCCCATCCCATAACCTGCAAAGATTCCACacaatcaaataaaacaaaaagctaAAGAGAAACATCACAATCACAAAGGCTCCTTTGGGTTCATACCGCTGCTGGATTCATGCATCCGCCGGTTAGATCAGCTCCAAGAACATGGAGACTTAATTTAGCAATGCTACCAATCCAAGTCTTCATGAAGAAACTTCCAGGGATCTTTCTTGCTAGTCCCAATGAGAGCATTACAATGAAGAATGTTAGTACCCCCTCGGTTAAAGCACCGTGATGGATCGCTACATTTAGTTTTGGTCCTTTCCCAATCTCTGGGAAAACATGAATGATATGTTTAACCCCAAGGATTGATCCCATCACctgaaaaaaacagaacaaaagatTCATCCTTTTCTACTtgtaataacaaaaacagaacaaaagatTCATCCCTTTTCTACTTCtaataacaaaaacagaacaaaagatcacaaaaacagaacaaaagatCACAAAAATAGAACAAAAGAATAATCAATTTCTACTtgtaataacaaaaacagaacaaaagatCACAAAACAGAGCAAAAGATTCATCTTTTCTACTtgtaataacaaaaacagaacaaaagatTCATCCTTTTTCTActtttaataacaaaaacagaacaaaagatcacaaaaacagaacaaaagaataataattttcaaCTTGTCATAACAGAAACAGAACAAAGATctcaaaaacagaacaaaagatTCACCTTTTCTACTTGCAATaacaaaaacagagcaaaaatctcaaaaacagaacaaaagatTCATCTTTTTCTACTtgtaataacaaaaacagaacaaaagatTCATCCTTTTTctacttttaataataaaaacagaacaaaagatcacaaaaacagaacaaaagaaTAATCATTTTCAACTTGTCATAACAGAAACAGAACAAAAGATctaaaaaacagaacaaaagatTCACCTTTTCTACATGCAATaacaaaaacagagcaaaagatctcaaaaacagagcaaaagatTCATCTTTTTCTACTTGTAATAaccaaaacagaacaaaagatCTCAAAATGAAGTCTtcagaataaaacaaaaaaaaagatcaaagatGATCATCATGAGTTCTTCCCACATGAAGAGAATGTTAATTCATCATCCTTACCTCAACGGGGATTCGAACCAGGACGGTGAAGATGAAACTACCGAAGCCACCGGTGACACCGGCAGCCAAAGCGGTCAAAGGGTTGTAAAGTCCGCCTTTGGTGAGTTTCTGAAGGAAAGCGAAGACGAACATGGAGACGACGGAGAATAGATACCGGACGATCTCGCCGGTGGTATCTTTCCGGCTGAATCCGAGTACTCCGTGAACTAAGATGTTGACAAGAACTCCTGCCCATGTCCACATAAATGACAATACCAGATCAGAAGCCACTATACTGATTCGACCCATTTTCGATTCTAACGATGAGAATtgagaaacaagaagaagatacaCAGAAAGAATATAAATTAGGAAGCTTTTGTTTATGATTCGAGATTAAAGATGAAAGAGAAGAGATCGAGATTATGATTGGTTATTAGCGGTTTGTGAATCTAGCATATAATTGCCGCTAGAGACATTTGTGTATTTATAATAGGGTGGTGAGTCAGCTTCCGACAACAAAGGTTTTGTTCTGTCTGAATCTTTGGCTTTGTTGTCTTgtgataaaaaatattcactACTTCGGAAACGATGATAGCGCATGTACATGAAGGAGAGGTCAGGGAGAGAGACGGTAGAAAAATATTTACCGGATCCAACAACTTGGTACAGCGTTGGTAGGTTTTTTGGTATTCGAATCGAATTTGGGCTCATGGGCTTTAAGCATATCCTGCCTAAAATATAGATTAGCCATGAGTTATGAAATTGGAAAACTATCCAAGGAAAAAGCATTAGCGTTTAGAAGACGGCAATGGAACGCCGAAAATGATGCACGCAATGTGAAACATTCGATTGGTGACTAAATATAATGTCCTTAAACTNNNNNNNNNNNNNNNNNNNNNNNNNNNNNNNNNNNNNNNNNNNNNNNNNNNNNNNNNNNNNNNNNNNNNNNNNNNNNNNNNNNNNNNNNNNNNNNNNNNNAAATTAAAAGAtaccaaaaaaatttacaagTGAATAATTAACTCTTCagcaaaattttatatatcagTAAAACAATTTGCAGCATTAATTCTATATCACAATATATGGTTGACATGTGGTAGAGTTGATTAAGTTTAACTTAAGAAATTAACTCAAAATATTACCAAtcatgaaattttttttgagTTCATGTTTGAGTTATGATATATTATACATAAGTTAGAATTTTGAATTATCACTTCGACCGGTAACATGTAATATTAGCTTTgagttaaaataaaagttataatttcaTGTAACCCGCATTAAAAATTATGTGGTAgaaactataaatttatttagaGTGTTTGATGTATTAAtataagttaatatattttgaaaatagttgattggtaatatttttatatataagttacagtatttataattttttaaaaataaatttaaatatcaataatagtaacatttattatatttatataaaataagttaaatatataaattaaaagttaagaaaatatattaggcttagagaaattgccaaaaataccattttcatagtaccacttttcatgtttacactaaccacttttaccactacttttaatgaagggtttagaattgaaggtttaggatttagggtttagatttaatgttttagggtttaaggtatatagtttagggtttagagttgaggatttagggtttagagttgaggatttagggtttatagtttagacttta
It encodes:
- the LOC108829403 gene encoding probable aquaporin SIP2-1 produces the protein MGRISIVASDLVLSFMWTWAGVLVNILVHGVLGFSRKDTTGEIVRYLFSVVSMFVFAFLQKLTKGGLYNPLTALAAGVTGGFGSFIFTVLVRIPVEVMGSILGVKHIIHVFPEIGKGPKLNVAIHHGALTEGVLTFFIVMLSLGLARKIPGSFFMKTWIGSIAKLSLHVLGADLTGGCMNPAAVMGWAYARGEHITQEHLLVYWLGPIKATLLAVWFFNVVFKPLTEEQEKPKAKSD
- the LOC130511871 gene encoding 50S ribosomal protein 5, chloroplastic-like: MSLLCFNSLAPLSPPRLQVSSFASPVLGLKPNTVETKNRVSLSAYSLSISNGRAAIVKAAASSGVDGAAEPESSEEPPKTVDKLPLESKEAKEKLLLEQRMKMKLAKKIRLRRKRLVRKRKLRKKGRWPPSKMKKLKNV